The Methanobacterium sp. BAmetb5 genome includes a region encoding these proteins:
- a CDS encoding DNA primase produces the protein MVSISFLNPLSPEGKDIVRELGSFDGISQDIPELRRLVTRNPSQEIVADEEIPSNYLELALKRIEWYVKKKNDREFNSRRYSFLSDQDITKYDVISFYLLCQSIGVKFGPNSRETRVMVEAQGDLVQERLGKLSLQEGRLMVDQSLQLLLKGDTVHWTFFQELLSTRKIRLTELVLDQGELVLNQEDFIDRFGSRIKHRNPSSMYQLLIGDELKELLMVKMIMQETEDYIKQVHEKARIMVEPNPILLELAEEVAKILAEPMQSYGYGSGRGGSGPMKAGPLNSQAFPPCVKKALEGIKSGGRNDAIVLFMTPFVSYARLYPDVFRMNLSKRVSDQDPQLEITEKEILPLIYEAAQRCVPPLFEDQPQEKVNINAKLGFGMHSELKMEHEGETTWYTPMSCEKIKLHLPHLCRPDDVCKKIGNPLSYYNRMLWEVRTLKKADDSGSTTASAENSSEGVGDDNDSPGKDGTTPDKPGEA, from the coding sequence ATGGTTTCTATCTCTTTTTTAAACCCCCTCTCACCAGAGGGGAAGGATATTGTAAGGGAATTGGGCAGCTTTGATGGTATATCTCAGGACATACCAGAACTACGCAGGCTGGTAACCCGTAATCCATCTCAAGAAATAGTTGCTGATGAAGAAATACCATCCAACTACTTGGAGCTGGCCCTGAAAAGGATAGAATGGTATGTTAAGAAAAAAAATGACCGAGAATTCAATAGCCGGCGATATTCATTCCTATCAGACCAGGACATAACCAAATATGATGTTATTTCATTTTATCTACTGTGCCAGTCAATTGGGGTTAAATTCGGACCTAACTCACGTGAAACACGGGTTATGGTTGAAGCCCAGGGGGATCTGGTCCAGGAAAGGCTGGGAAAATTAAGTCTACAGGAAGGCAGGTTGATGGTGGACCAATCCCTGCAACTCTTACTAAAGGGGGATACTGTTCACTGGACATTTTTCCAGGAATTACTGAGCACCCGTAAAATACGCCTCACCGAACTGGTTCTGGACCAGGGAGAGTTGGTACTGAACCAGGAGGACTTCATTGATCGCTTTGGATCACGGATCAAGCACCGAAATCCCAGCAGCATGTACCAACTTTTAATTGGGGATGAACTCAAGGAATTGCTCATGGTCAAGATGATCATGCAGGAAACCGAGGACTACATTAAACAGGTACATGAAAAGGCCCGGATCATGGTAGAGCCCAACCCTATCCTCCTGGAACTGGCTGAAGAGGTTGCAAAGATACTGGCTGAACCAATGCAGAGTTACGGTTATGGTTCTGGTCGGGGTGGTAGTGGACCAATGAAGGCTGGACCACTGAACAGCCAGGCATTTCCTCCCTGTGTGAAAAAGGCACTGGAGGGTATAAAATCCGGGGGAAGGAACGATGCCATTGTACTATTCATGACCCCCTTCGTATCCTACGCCCGACTTTACCCGGATGTTTTCCGGATGAACCTGTCTAAACGGGTCTCTGATCAGGACCCGCAGCTCGAGATCACCGAAAAAGAGATTTTGCCCCTGATTTACGAGGCTGCCCAGCGCTGCGTACCCCCATTATTTGAGGACCAGCCCCAGGAAAAGGTCAACATCAATGCCAAACTGGGATTTGGAATGCACTCCGAACTTAAAATGGAACACGAAGGTGAAACCACCTGGTACACTCCCATGAGTTGTGAAAAGATAAAATTGCACCTACCTCATCTTTGCCGACCCGATGATGTCTGTAAAAAGATAGGAAATCCTTTAAGTTATTATAACCGGATGTTATGGGAAGTTAGAACCCTTAAAAAGGCCGATGATTCAGGAAGTACAACTGCCAGTGCTGAAAATAGTTCTGAGGGAGTTGGAGATGATAACGATTCCCCAGGTAAAGATGGAACAACACCGGATAAACCAGGGGAGGCCTGA
- the metG gene encoding methionine--tRNA ligase, with product MLNKAIIGGISLSTDSNKVFITCALPYANGPCHLGHLRSTYIPADIYARYHRMKGTDVLFVCATDEHGTPIAVQAEKEGVSPLDVATRNWELIQRDLELSDISFDNFSRTTAPLHYEISQNFFLDLYQKNCIYPKTIKQLYCSQCERFLPDRYVEGTCPHCGGEGARGDHCETCGRHLEPVQLVEPHCLICDSEPEVRESEQYYFRLSHFQDKLKEVIEGNPVLPANVRNYAMQWINEGLKDWILTRDMDWGIPVPLDDAEGKIIYVWGEAFLGYISSAAQWARRENKAWEPYWDDRAVHFIGKDIIYHHSIFWQAMLLAHDCKLPYNIVAGEYLSLEGRKMSTSKNWVIWASDFMEKFHADLLRYYLVANAPLTRDTDFSWDDFQRRVNDELADVVGNFMHRTFSFTHRFFQGVIPEPGSYNEDDLELVEEINATPGRVAECIENFDFREGLKDIVKLAKTGNKYFNDQEPWKTVKEDSDRAATTLYLCNQLAKVISMVINPYLPSKSREMREILGLEDNLKWEESAEFLAPGTPISKAKPLFAKIDDEVIAQEKETLYKNLEEKETMDDLISIDDFAKLDLRVGKIIGAEKVKGSDKLLKLMVDVKDKQLQVVAGLATKYSPEEILNQKVIILVNLKPAKLFGIKSEGMVLAAGDSSTLLTAPDATIGEGIR from the coding sequence ATGCTTAACAAGGCGATTATAGGAGGAATATCTTTGAGTACAGATTCAAATAAAGTATTTATCACCTGCGCACTGCCCTACGCCAATGGCCCCTGCCATCTGGGACACCTGCGCTCAACCTACATACCTGCTGATATTTATGCCCGTTATCATCGGATGAAGGGCACTGATGTGCTGTTTGTGTGTGCCACTGATGAACATGGAACACCCATTGCTGTTCAGGCCGAAAAGGAAGGAGTATCACCTCTGGATGTGGCCACCCGCAACTGGGAACTGATCCAGAGGGACCTGGAATTATCAGATATTTCCTTTGATAACTTCTCCCGAACCACTGCCCCCCTGCATTATGAAATATCACAGAACTTCTTTTTAGATCTTTACCAGAAAAATTGTATCTACCCTAAAACCATTAAACAGCTTTACTGTTCCCAGTGCGAACGTTTCCTCCCTGACCGCTACGTGGAGGGTACCTGCCCTCATTGTGGTGGGGAAGGGGCCCGTGGTGACCACTGCGAGACCTGTGGCCGCCACCTGGAACCAGTGCAGCTGGTGGAACCCCACTGCCTTATCTGTGACAGTGAACCAGAAGTAAGGGAGTCAGAACAGTACTATTTCCGTTTAAGTCATTTTCAGGATAAACTAAAAGAAGTCATTGAGGGTAATCCGGTTTTACCGGCTAATGTCCGTAATTATGCCATGCAATGGATAAACGAGGGATTGAAGGACTGGATACTCACCCGGGACATGGATTGGGGCATACCTGTCCCCCTGGATGACGCAGAGGGTAAGATAATATACGTGTGGGGAGAGGCATTTTTAGGATACATCTCTTCCGCTGCACAGTGGGCTCGCCGTGAAAACAAAGCATGGGAGCCCTACTGGGATGATCGGGCGGTGCATTTCATTGGTAAGGATATTATTTACCACCATTCCATATTCTGGCAGGCCATGCTACTGGCCCATGACTGCAAACTTCCTTACAACATAGTGGCCGGAGAGTACCTGTCACTGGAGGGTCGTAAAATGTCAACCAGTAAGAACTGGGTGATCTGGGCTTCTGATTTCATGGAAAAATTCCATGCAGATCTGTTGCGGTACTACCTGGTGGCCAACGCACCCTTAACCCGGGACACGGACTTCTCCTGGGATGACTTCCAGAGAAGGGTCAATGATGAACTAGCCGATGTGGTGGGAAATTTCATGCACCGTACCTTCTCCTTCACCCACCGGTTCTTCCAAGGAGTCATACCAGAACCTGGTTCATACAACGAGGATGATCTGGAACTGGTTGAAGAGATCAACGCCACCCCTGGTAGAGTAGCTGAATGTATTGAAAACTTCGATTTCCGGGAAGGCCTTAAAGACATTGTTAAACTGGCCAAAACAGGAAATAAATATTTCAACGACCAGGAACCCTGGAAAACTGTCAAGGAAGACAGTGATAGGGCTGCCACCACCCTTTATCTGTGTAATCAGCTGGCCAAGGTGATAAGTATGGTTATAAATCCTTATCTTCCATCTAAATCCCGGGAAATGAGGGAAATACTTGGCCTGGAAGATAACTTAAAATGGGAAGAATCAGCCGAATTCCTGGCACCAGGAACCCCCATATCAAAGGCCAAACCATTATTTGCTAAAATTGATGACGAAGTAATTGCCCAGGAAAAGGAAACACTGTATAAAAATTTAGAGGAGAAAGAAACCATGGATGATCTAATAAGTATTGATGATTTTGCTAAACTGGACCTGAGGGTGGGTAAAATAATTGGAGCAGAGAAAGTTAAAGGCTCTGACAAACTGCTTAAACTCATGGTAGATGTTAAGGATAAACAGTTACAGGTGGTAGCTGGTTTAGCCACTAAATACTCACCAGAAGAAATACTCAACCAGAAGGTGATCATTCTGGTGAACCTCAAACCAGCCAAACTTTTTGGAATCAAATCCGAGGGAATGGTATTAGCAGCAGGAGATAGTTCCACTCTCTTGACCGCCCCTGACGCTACCATAGGCGAAGGTATAAGGTAG
- a CDS encoding DUF530 domain-containing protein gives MNESVLIGKSERFLDQIKRREISLIDMESPEKFLSLYTYFKNNMDTLQDMRETMEIKGYTAPYRSINKYGRPLTGETKAEDMYDVSRHTQYFRMNAAAKKNILDRVKSAMSSHKIAIGHLEEFATLECSSCHRKYRGHEISLLTRGNCECGQDDLKLHVNQEGVYRLEIIPFLPLSGDYMVKLSDLSPRSREAFRSMVRILKQEKRGIVKTVSLVIKVMEDNRWVRKRVTIDAQEEANYEKEIRSQYGSNARIEMMQFHRKKPSIINDKHVQTALSLGYVKYAENRILQFLPDLLEKTLHNKGKVEEYQKALEISKIKANKYDTGDDPESLKNFYLQRELEERGLLNEDGKPEETLQNDLKEKNLLEKSLFLEIPRIYILWDLLHYYLTTSYDRRNKYSGPFPYLRPGLDTNQMKAFQDFEVDVVRNMQEYLSESITYIPHMGRVLAQKFSVEKKMKGLHLQMGPALGAALLSSEGNLPVAKTAQLFSIEVEDVLKGKETLDTLQRPASSRAKQFMAMMKK, from the coding sequence ATGAATGAATCTGTACTCATTGGAAAATCCGAGCGTTTTCTGGATCAGATAAAGAGAAGGGAAATTTCATTAATTGACATGGAAAGCCCGGAAAAATTCCTCTCCCTTTACACTTACTTCAAGAACAACATGGATACCCTCCAGGACATGAGGGAGACCATGGAGATTAAGGGTTATACTGCGCCTTACCGTTCCATTAACAAGTACGGCCGTCCACTCACTGGTGAAACCAAAGCCGAGGATATGTACGATGTCAGCCGCCACACCCAGTATTTCCGGATGAATGCTGCTGCCAAGAAAAACATCCTGGACAGGGTAAAATCAGCCATGTCCTCCCACAAGATTGCCATTGGACATTTAGAAGAATTTGCGACCCTGGAATGTTCTTCATGCCATAGAAAGTACAGGGGTCATGAAATATCACTCCTAACCCGGGGAAACTGTGAATGTGGTCAGGATGATTTAAAGTTACATGTAAATCAGGAAGGTGTTTATCGCCTGGAAATTATCCCGTTTTTACCCCTTTCTGGAGATTACATGGTTAAACTATCTGATCTAAGCCCCCGGAGTAGGGAAGCCTTTCGTAGTATGGTGCGCATCCTGAAACAGGAGAAGAGAGGAATAGTAAAGACAGTTTCCCTGGTTATTAAGGTTATGGAAGATAACCGCTGGGTCAGGAAGAGGGTGACCATTGATGCCCAGGAAGAGGCCAATTACGAAAAGGAGATTCGCAGCCAGTACGGTTCCAACGCCCGTATTGAAATGATGCAGTTTCACCGCAAGAAACCGTCCATTATAAATGATAAACACGTGCAAACTGCCCTTTCATTGGGCTATGTTAAGTACGCCGAGAACAGGATACTCCAATTTTTGCCGGATCTTCTGGAAAAGACTCTCCATAATAAAGGTAAAGTTGAAGAATACCAGAAGGCCCTGGAAATTTCCAAGATAAAAGCCAATAAATATGATACAGGAGATGACCCCGAGAGTCTTAAAAATTTTTACCTGCAGAGGGAACTGGAGGAAAGGGGTTTGCTCAATGAGGACGGAAAACCTGAAGAAACCCTTCAAAATGATTTAAAAGAGAAAAATTTGCTTGAAAAGTCTTTATTCCTTGAAATTCCCCGGATATATATTTTGTGGGATCTCCTACACTACTACTTAACCACTTCTTATGATCGGAGAAATAAGTATTCTGGCCCTTTCCCTTATCTTCGACCGGGTCTGGACACCAATCAGATGAAGGCGTTCCAGGACTTTGAAGTTGATGTGGTGAGGAATATGCAGGAATACCTTTCAGAAAGTATCACCTACATACCCCACATGGGAAGGGTGCTGGCCCAGAAATTTTCCGTGGAAAAAAAGATGAAAGGTCTCCACCTGCAGATGGGACCTGCCCTGGGTGCTGCTCTACTTTCCAGTGAAGGGAACCTACCGGTAGCAAAAACAGCCCAACTGTTTTCCATAGAAGTTGAAGATGTTTTAAAGGGCAAAGAGACCCTCGACACCCTACAAAGACCAGCTAGTTCCCGGGCCAAACAGTTCATGGCCATGATGAAAAAATAA
- a CDS encoding helix-turn-helix domain-containing protein: MKDDNTVKEEIYVNKPLSFSRIMELLEEYPHLKKITIPTSLFARISPKYLQALEELGVSVVSIEKKGRPKKYSEKDTQKVHTLLKSGYSPREISENLNIPLKTVYYLKKSPLKPGRKNKYANDTVDEVKNLYKQGVSVKNISSKLDIPLRTVYSLLKR; the protein is encoded by the coding sequence TTGAAAGATGATAACACGGTAAAAGAAGAAATTTACGTGAATAAACCACTATCATTCAGCAGGATCATGGAATTACTGGAGGAATACCCTCATCTAAAGAAGATTACAATTCCCACTAGTCTGTTCGCACGAATCTCACCAAAGTACCTCCAGGCCTTAGAAGAACTGGGAGTTTCTGTTGTATCCATAGAAAAGAAAGGCAGACCCAAAAAGTACAGTGAAAAAGACACTCAAAAAGTACATACTTTATTAAAATCAGGATATTCACCACGTGAAATATCAGAAAATCTGAATATACCACTTAAAACTGTTTATTACCTTAAAAAATCCCCCCTCAAACCAGGGAGGAAAAATAAATACGCTAATGATACAGTTGATGAAGTTAAAAATCTATATAAACAGGGAGTTTCAGTTAAAAATATCTCTTCAAAACTCGATATTCCCCTTAGAACTGTGTACTCCCTCTTAAAACGGTGA
- a CDS encoding glycosyltransferase 4 family protein: protein MEPNLILLYQNLFLTSAICALVAFLVTFLSMPRLIKKLKAADIVGRDIHKPSKPAVAEMGGIGILFGFIIGIFLGIYFYPELQFQLTITLLVILLVGLVGMVDDLVMLSSKEKLILLWLAGLPLIWIAPPNVDLIYLLLIPIAVTIAANLTNMLAGLNGIESGLGAIAMTSLSIACIIMGKYDVAVISMCMLGSLLAFLYYNRHPSNVFPGDVGTLIIGATIVVVAFIGRVRIIALIVLIPNIIDMLLKLRSAGVMERQQHQPTQVGEDGKLMAPETGFNSLIRWILKRPMEEKDVVKIVWLIGLIFGALGIILAYFLKSRMF from the coding sequence ATGGAACCCAATCTTATACTTCTCTACCAGAATCTATTTTTGACCTCGGCTATCTGTGCCCTGGTGGCCTTTCTGGTAACTTTCCTGAGTATGCCTCGCCTTATTAAGAAATTAAAGGCTGCCGATATTGTGGGTCGAGACATTCACAAACCATCCAAACCTGCGGTGGCAGAAATGGGTGGTATTGGTATTCTTTTTGGATTTATTATCGGGATATTTCTGGGTATTTATTTCTATCCCGAGTTGCAGTTCCAACTCACCATAACCCTACTGGTGATCCTCCTGGTAGGTTTGGTGGGAATGGTGGATGATTTGGTGATGTTGTCTTCCAAGGAAAAGCTTATACTCCTCTGGCTGGCAGGTTTGCCCCTTATATGGATTGCTCCACCTAACGTGGACCTTATCTACCTTTTACTCATCCCCATTGCAGTTACCATTGCCGCCAACCTCACCAACATGCTGGCCGGGTTAAATGGAATTGAATCTGGACTGGGTGCCATTGCCATGACCTCGTTGAGTATTGCCTGTATTATCATGGGCAAGTACGATGTGGCGGTAATCAGTATGTGTATGCTAGGGTCCCTCCTGGCCTTCCTTTACTACAATCGACACCCATCCAATGTCTTCCCTGGAGATGTAGGCACTCTAATTATTGGAGCAACCATTGTAGTAGTGGCATTTATTGGCCGGGTGCGAATCATTGCCCTGATTGTCCTCATACCCAATATAATCGATATGTTGCTCAAGCTACGCAGTGCCGGGGTCATGGAAAGACAACAACACCAGCCCACCCAGGTGGGAGAAGATGGAAAACTGATGGCACCAGAGACTGGTTTTAATTCATTGATACGATGGATATTAAAACGACCCATGGAAGAAAAAGATGTGGTTAAAATCGTATGGTTAATTGGATTAATCTTTGGAGCACTGGGAATAATCCTGGCCTACTTCCTAAAGTCACGTATGTTCTAA
- a CDS encoding tetratricopeptide repeat protein codes for MELFKGKDEYGDSLKILLEQLWEYQEAEANLMVEIATIHYENGDTNNTIGFLEKSVEIYHELGFDEQEATIQDLIGDVYRNIDNLSNALEHYYKSLKISSTLKIPLEAEVLAKIEECEVQQEKMDDKKVNKTFPMGLKVSEESSEPEESIDYIKLGKRLDDIIVLLDESAVYGTYQKYENPMFHLEEAYQMASSIDDKKGEAALLLIMGDVSLKAEKTKKALDFFHKSLNFFQRIGDKKGESIALLLMGTAYFLLGEVNEGSNHLRQSMDIIRGLNDPVLEKAALELLNSIYD; via the coding sequence ATGGAACTTTTTAAGGGAAAAGATGAGTATGGTGATTCTCTCAAAATACTTTTAGAACAGCTTTGGGAATATCAGGAGGCTGAAGCTAATTTAATGGTCGAAATTGCAACAATTCACTACGAAAATGGAGATACAAATAACACCATAGGATTTTTAGAAAAATCAGTGGAAATATACCATGAATTGGGTTTTGATGAGCAAGAAGCTACTATTCAGGATTTAATAGGTGATGTGTATCGGAATATTGATAATCTTTCCAACGCTCTGGAACATTACTATAAATCGTTAAAAATAAGTTCCACCCTGAAAATACCACTTGAAGCAGAAGTTTTAGCCAAAATTGAGGAATGTGAAGTTCAACAGGAAAAAATGGATGATAAAAAAGTTAATAAGACATTTCCCATGGGATTAAAAGTCTCTGAGGAGTCATCTGAGCCTGAGGAGTCAATAGATTATATAAAACTGGGAAAAAGATTGGATGATATCATTGTACTTCTGGATGAATCAGCAGTTTATGGTACTTACCAGAAATATGAAAATCCCATGTTCCATCTGGAAGAAGCCTATCAGATGGCCAGCAGTATTGATGATAAAAAGGGGGAAGCAGCTTTACTCCTGATAATGGGTGATGTTTCCCTGAAAGCAGAAAAAACCAAAAAAGCCCTGGATTTTTTCCATAAATCTCTCAATTTCTTCCAGAGAATTGGTGATAAAAAAGGTGAATCAATAGCCTTACTGTTGATGGGAACTGCATATTTTTTACTGGGCGAGGTAAATGAGGGTTCCAACCATCTTCGCCAGTCCATGGATATCATAAGGGGATTGAATGATCCAGTTCTTGAAAAAGCTGCTTTAGAACTTTTAAACTCGATATATGACTGA
- a CDS encoding RAD55 family ATPase, which yields MSMVETGIPGLDELLSSNDGDGFPENTTTLVYGPPKVGKSIFSYQFAYHGLDLKEPCLYITTDDGIKQLTQNMMDFGWFLQGFIDEELLYVIDSISSLSGVRVENTATYASSKINDTTDLMVKVGLGTRFVFKKSNEFRSVFDSLTTPFVFNPEPMVVRFLKTYLRRLKEAGATVLVNYTEGVASPGTEKILKSIVDNVIMLDGSYMTFKSSYDFMGTAKYDITDQGIVLGEGELLW from the coding sequence ATGAGCATGGTTGAAACTGGTATACCGGGCTTAGATGAATTATTATCATCAAATGATGGGGATGGATTTCCTGAGAACACCACCACTCTGGTTTACGGACCCCCCAAGGTGGGCAAATCTATTTTTTCCTATCAATTCGCCTACCATGGATTGGACCTCAAGGAGCCCTGTCTGTACATCACCACCGATGACGGAATAAAACAATTAACCCAAAACATGATGGATTTTGGATGGTTTTTGCAGGGTTTTATTGATGAAGAACTTTTATACGTTATTGATTCAATATCTTCCCTATCGGGAGTACGTGTGGAAAATACTGCAACATATGCTTCTTCCAAAATTAATGACACCACTGATCTAATGGTTAAAGTTGGGTTAGGGACTCGTTTTGTTTTTAAAAAATCCAATGAATTTCGTTCTGTTTTTGATTCATTAACCACTCCCTTTGTTTTTAACCCGGAACCAATGGTTGTTCGTTTTTTGAAAACCTACCTAAGACGCCTGAAGGAAGCAGGGGCCACAGTACTGGTTAATTATACCGAAGGAGTTGCCTCCCCCGGCACCGAAAAAATACTCAAATCAATAGTCGACAATGTAATAATGCTTGATGGGAGTTATATGACATTTAAATCAAGTTATGACTTTATGGGAACTGCCAAATATGATATCACCGACCAGGGGATAGTTTTGGGAGAGGGGGAACTTCTGTGGTAA
- a CDS encoding RAD55 family ATPase — translation MIVRITSGITGFDELTVPGDDLGFALGGIPENTITLLYGPVGVGKSLFCHSFTYQGLSTDEPCLYLTTDQNFSTIYHNMEDLGLSLQEYMEGTMLQVIDASSNGEKLEDSPTHQSSNVKNPTDILVKVSRGINSISQNNPRFRGVVDSITAILESNDEMLIMRVLKSYILRVKQAGGTAIITHTQGSADPRTEIIIKSMADNIIRVDGKTLVIESMKGLGRKKAPYEITGEGLILGKEE, via the coding sequence ATGATCGTTCGCATTACATCTGGAATAACTGGTTTCGATGAATTGACAGTACCCGGTGATGATCTAGGCTTTGCCCTGGGAGGAATCCCTGAAAACACTATAACACTATTATATGGTCCGGTAGGTGTGGGTAAATCTTTATTCTGTCACAGTTTCACTTATCAGGGGTTAAGTACTGATGAACCCTGCTTATATTTAACCACCGACCAGAACTTCTCTACTATTTACCATAATATGGAAGACCTGGGACTCTCCCTGCAGGAATACATGGAGGGGACTATGTTGCAGGTAATTGATGCCTCCTCTAATGGGGAAAAATTGGAAGACTCTCCCACTCACCAATCATCCAATGTTAAAAACCCCACAGATATACTGGTTAAGGTTAGCCGGGGAATCAATTCCATATCTCAAAATAATCCTCGTTTTCGTGGTGTTGTGGATTCAATAACTGCCATACTTGAATCCAATGATGAAATGTTGATAATGAGGGTGTTAAAAAGTTACATATTACGGGTGAAGCAAGCAGGGGGCACAGCGATAATCACCCATACCCAAGGATCAGCTGATCCTCGAACGGAAATAATTATCAAATCCATGGCCGATAACATCATCCGGGTGGATGGGAAAACACTGGTTATTGAGTCCATGAAGGGGTTGGGACGGAAGAAAGCCCCCTACGAGATAACCGGAGAAGGCCTTATCCTGGGTAAAGAGGAATGA
- a CDS encoding ATPase domain-containing protein: protein MKKTHIPKLDDFLGGGIPEGSSVLFYADPGVECEAFGYQTLQSRLEEGDRGFIFTNVTEPSSILYEFEKFGWDLEKELDEGQAFFVDGSSYFIGVPVMGKYTIEDYSQIEEVVHKAITDVPDGVGVINNLSALIDYLDPGETVRIIKKWNKAARENKTVLLYLFTEWDYETDLIDEIKASMDCLVNLSTIEERVIIGQGFMVTGATWTTPSSSMVLFNILRPGGVKIFIPKILVTGPYNAGKSSFVKNIAPNSVSVDKMALGQVPTTVAMDIGHMEHKGFVADVFGTPGQERFDLILDLLSKEAVGAFILVDSTDPHTFPRAKEMIKKCKAEAIPKVIVANKQDLPDSLTPDEIRKVMRIDQSIPIIPVSILNNEGIEEAIDALLDILYR from the coding sequence ATGAAGAAAACTCACATTCCCAAACTGGATGATTTTTTGGGTGGGGGAATACCAGAAGGTTCATCTGTACTGTTCTATGCTGACCCCGGTGTTGAATGTGAGGCTTTTGGATATCAAACCCTGCAAAGCAGATTAGAAGAGGGGGATCGCGGGTTCATTTTCACCAATGTAACGGAACCAAGCTCCATTCTTTATGAATTCGAGAAATTCGGATGGGACCTAGAAAAGGAATTGGATGAGGGTCAAGCCTTTTTTGTAGACGGAAGCTCGTATTTCATAGGGGTCCCAGTGATGGGTAAATATACCATAGAAGATTATTCACAGATAGAAGAAGTGGTTCATAAAGCAATAACCGATGTCCCTGATGGAGTAGGAGTTATTAATAATCTTTCCGCACTTATAGATTATCTTGATCCAGGGGAAACTGTGCGTATCATAAAAAAATGGAATAAGGCTGCCCGTGAAAATAAAACTGTTTTACTGTATTTATTCACAGAATGGGATTATGAAACTGATTTAATTGATGAAATAAAGGCTTCAATGGATTGTCTGGTTAACCTGAGTACCATTGAAGAGAGAGTCATTATTGGGCAGGGATTTATGGTTACAGGAGCAACCTGGACCACACCCTCCAGTAGCATGGTACTTTTCAACATTCTGCGCCCGGGCGGAGTAAAGATTTTCATACCCAAGATCCTGGTAACTGGACCATATAATGCAGGAAAATCAAGTTTTGTTAAAAATATTGCCCCAAATTCGGTTTCTGTGGATAAAATGGCCTTGGGCCAGGTTCCCACCACGGTGGCCATGGACATCGGCCACATGGAACATAAAGGATTTGTTGCCGATGTTTTCGGAACACCAGGACAGGAACGCTTTGACCTTATACTTGATTTACTTTCCAAAGAAGCAGTGGGAGCATTTATCCTGGTGGATTCTACCGATCCCCATACATTTCCCCGTGCTAAAGAAATGATAAAAAAATGCAAGGCTGAGGCCATACCTAAAGTAATTGTGGCCAATAAACAGGATCTACCCGACTCATTAACACCGGATGAAATAAGGAAGGTAATGAGAATCGACCAGAGTATTCCCATAATTCCAGTCAGCATACTTAACAATGAAGGAATTGAGGAAGCCATAGATGCACTGTTAGATATACTTTACAGGTGA
- a CDS encoding roadblock/LC7 domain-containing protein, whose protein sequence is MAKTKKEQLDDTLTALMQVGQIKACGIVSKEGLLINSRTPPDVDARIFSALCSTIMGAAEAASGQMATGGVSQVSVKTDKGTIVLMPAGAKAILTALTEPEAQLGLILVEMESIAQEVNQVMGESK, encoded by the coding sequence ATGGCCAAAACTAAGAAAGAACAATTAGATGACACTCTTACAGCCCTAATGCAGGTGGGGCAGATAAAAGCATGTGGAATAGTATCTAAAGAGGGGCTGTTAATCAACTCCAGAACACCTCCTGATGTTGATGCCCGAATTTTCTCGGCACTCTGTTCCACTATCATGGGTGCGGCAGAGGCCGCCTCCGGGCAAATGGCCACCGGCGGAGTTAGTCAGGTATCAGTAAAAACTGATAAAGGAACCATTGTATTAATGCCTGCCGGTGCCAAAGCAATTTTAACTGCCTTAACTGAGCCAGAAGCTCAACTGGGGCTCATACTGGTGGAAATGGAATCAATAGCCCAGGAAGTAAATCAGGTCATGGGTGAGTCTAAATGA